GCATAATGAAAATATGAAAAATTTCATGGAATCCCCAATTTTTAAAGGATAAAAATTTAGGTTTAATTCCATAAATGACTCCACCAACCGTATAGAAAATTCCACCTATGATTAGCGCGAACATTCCTTTCATGCTGATCGCATCAGATAAAGGTGCAGAAGCAAGTATAATGACCCAACCTAAGGCAATATAAAGGGCTGTTGATAACCATCTTGGGCAACTAAACCAAATCAACTTGAACAATACACCACAAAATGCAATGAAAGAAACAATCGAAAAGATGATCCATCCTAATGTTCCTTTTAGACTAATGATACAAAAAGGAGTATATGTACCTGCGATTAAGACAAATATCATTGAATGGTCCATCCGTCTTAAAAAAGCGATTATTTTATCGCTAGCTTTTGCCATATGATAGGTCGTTGAAGCTGAATAGAGAAGAATCATACTTACACCGAATGCAATAACCGCAGATGTTTGTAAAATACTTCCACCAGAAAAAGTAGACTTAAAAACCATCGCTAGTAACCCAAAAAGTGATAATACAGCTCCAACTAAATGTGTCATGGAATTAATAGGCTCACGCATAAAGTTCCCCATGTAAATCTCCTCCAACTATGTTATGTAGTTTTGATAACTACATATAAAGTTATCATCAACGACGCTATATAGTCAAGTGTTTTAAGAACAAATTTTTTATGATAAAATTAACCTGTAAATTACATAAAAAGAGGACGAAAAATGAAAAAGATTATTGAACTAATAGAACAAATAGATTTAGATAAAAAAATATTATTAGATGATATACCTAATCTTGATCTATATATGGATCAAGTAATCCAATTATTTGATAATAAATTTGCAAAACCGAATTCTAATGAAAAAGTAATGACAAAAACAATGATTAATAATTACGCAAAAGCTAAATTACTATTCCCAATAAAAAATAAGAAATACACAAAGAATCACATTATATTAATCAGTTTAATTTATCATTTGAAGGGTGCTCTTTCGATTAATGATATAAAAGAAACCTTAAATGGGTTAAATCAAAGAATCCTTGAAAACAATGAAATAAATATTGATGTTATTTATTCAAGTTTTTTACATTTAAATGAACTAAACCTCGAAAAGTTTAAAACGGAACTTCAACAATCTGGTGAAAATGTAAACAAAGAAATTGAACAGATTGATGATGCGAGTAAAGAATATATCGAGCAATTGCTCTTAATTACTTCTTTCGTTAATATGAGTAATTTATATAAAAATGCAGCTGAAAAATTAGTAATGGATCTGATTGAGAAGCAGAAATAAAATATATTTTGGAGCTTTGTCGATGGGGAGGGGCTAATTCGTTTATTTGGACATATCCAATACAGTGGCCCGCCTTATGTTTAGATAAAATGTACGAGGCATTAAAGTATTATTGATGGAATTGAACTCTTCATTTCAAGTAATTAGCAGAAATATATAGTCTTTTTATTCATTCTAGAAAGGTTTAGAGTATATTTGCTAGTTTTTCACTTGAAATTACTCACGATTGTAGATTCTATCGGACGTAATACCCTAATTGGTATAGGTAATTAATTATTTTATTTACTATTCTTTTTAATTTAATTGTAGAATAACAACTTTTATTTGCTTTTTTCTTAAATTTAATTGCAGTTTAACCATTTTTAATTGCGATTTTTAGATATTAATTGCAGTACACTTTTATTTGCACAGATAGAATCACTATTTGCAGTTATCCAGCACTTAATTGCAGTTCTCAAGACATTATTTACACACTTTATCTGCAGTTCATTCTAAAATATTTATCAAATTCTTGCTCTTTCATTCTAATATCAGTCCATTTTTCTTAATTAAGTCTATAATAAAATTTACATAAGACCATGAAGAGCAAAGGGTGATTTAAAATGCATTCAACTGAAAAATTATATTGGACTTTAATTGAATATAAAGACTGGAAGATTCACATTGCTGCAACAGTAAAAGGGCTATGTTTCGTAGGCTCACAATGTGGAACCATTCAAGAATTACTTTTATTTAAGGATAAATACTTTCCTAGAATTGAAATGATAGAAGATGAAATAATATTAGAAGCTTATAAAAAAGAGATAATTGAATTTTTAGAGGGCGAGCGGACTAATTTTAAAAGTAGACTTGATTTTCGTGGTACAGCTTTTCAAAATTCAGTTTGGAATGCCCTATGCTCCATCGGTTATGGAGAAACGAAAACTTATTCCGATATTGCAAGTTACCTAAATAAGCCAAAATCTATTCGAGCAGTCGGGAGAGCAATTGGTGCAAATCCATTATTGATTATAATTCCTTGTCATCGTGTCCTTGGAAAGGATGGCTCATTAACTGGCTATCGTGGTGGTTTAGAAATGAAGAAAAGCCTTTTAAAAATTGAAACTAGAAACTAAAGATGCCATTCTAAATAAAGGTACAGGTTTTCTCTCAGGCAGGGGTACAAGGTTATGATGCTCATAGGTTTTATCTTAAAAATAGCTTAAATATTACATGTCATCATTTTCAATTGAATTTTTAATTAAATTAGTTAGCAGATCGATTCTCAATACTTTGAGGCTGTGAAAACAGTCTCTTTTTTTGATCGTACATTTAAAAAGCTTTACATTTATGCTTACGGACCAAATCTTTTATTATTTATTAGAATTGATTTTAGAAAATAGATTAAAGGAATGATATACTATTTTCAAATAGATACAGGAGGCTTTTAGTAAATGAAAGAAAAGAATTCAAAACGGCTAGCCAATATTTCACTTATAGTGGCAACTTGCGGTTTCGCTGCAACAATGCCGTTTCAATCTAAATTATTTCAAATCCTTTCTGGTGGATTTGAGGCAGCTTTAGTAGGTGGTCTTGCGGATTGGTTTGCAGTAACTGCAATGTTTCGTCATCCTCTTGGTATACCGATCCCACATACAGCCTTATTGCCTAAAAATAGAAAAAAGATTACTGAGGGGATTTTAAGCACACTTAATAATCAGTGGCTAAGTAAGGAAAGTTTAATTGAAAAGGTAGAAGAACGTGATTGGATTAATCAAGGTATTAATGCTTTTGAAAAGATGCTTGAAAATGATGAATCTAGAAATAAAATGGTTCATTCAATCAAGCAGTTTGGTGCATCTATTCAGGATGATACAATCAAAAAATTCTTATTAAATACCTTTAAACCGACAATTGATTCCATATCATCTCTGAACTTATTAAGTAAAGCTGTGGATACGGTTATTGAAAAAGAATGGGATGCAAAGACATATGAATTTTTAATTAATAAAATCGAAGAAACAGTGAGCCTACCACATATTAAGGAATTAATCGGCAAAGAGGTTATACAGTTTATTGAGCGTAAGTTTTTTATGATAAAAGCTTTTCTACCAATGATTGGAGAAGAGAAAATCACAGAATTTATACATAGCGGATTAATCGATTTACTAACGGAATTAAAACACCCAAATAGTGATAGAAGGAATTTCATTTTATCGTTTATTCGATTGGAAGCTGAAAAAAATAAATCGAATGAAAACATTATTCGCCAATTAGATGAATGGAAAAATAAAGGCTATGAATATATTGTAGATCAAGCAATTAAACTGTTTAGAAATAAAATGAATGATGAAGAATTTATTTTAAATGCTATCGAAAAAATAATCAGCTTCATTAAAAATTCGAATTGGATTAATAATGTTGAGCAAAGTTTTAAGAAACTATTAACTAATACAATTGAAAAATATCATCACAAAATTAGTGATTTAGTAAGGTACAATATTGAAAAATTATCTACTGAAGAAATAACTGATTTGTTGGAAAATAAAATTGGAAAGGATATTACTTGGATTCGTGTAAATGGTGCTGTTTGTGGATTTATTATTGGATTAGTATTAACAAGCCTAAGATTGATTTTCACATAATATTTCATTCTAAAGCCTTAATTAACGTAAAAAGTTAATTAAGGTTTTTTTCACCTTAAGAAAGTAAATTGGTAGCAGAGAATAAGTATCGACAAGTTTCCAATTTTTGGAATTAAGTATAAAGTGCAACGACTCCTATGTTCTTCGCCTATAGCCTCACCAATCGATGAGTTTTCTTTAAATGAAATTAAAAAAATCCAATAAATAGAAACATAAGCATTTTATTGGAAAGAAAAATTTTTTTCATGTATTATAGGTTTGGGTAAAAAATATTTTCCGAATGAATAATTGGAATGAATTATTTGAACTAACATTAGCTCTAAATAAAAATTAAAGATCGTTTGAAAATATATTTTTTATTATCATCTAGTTAAAAGTTCGACTAAGAGGAGGTTTAGTTAATGGATTCTATGTCATTTGTATTGTTCGGAGCCACAGGCGATTTAGCAAAACGAAAAATATTTCCTGCTTTATATAATTTATATATAGATCAAAAGATGCCTGAGTCTTTTTCAATCATTGGAATTGGTAGGAAAGATTTTTCAAATGACGAATTTCAGAATCAAGTAATGCAATCACTCATTACTTTTTCAAGACGTTCGATAGAAGATCAAAAAATGGTCCAAGAATTTCTAGATTCAATTCGTTATCAACAGCTAGATATCACGAACAAAGAAGGATTCGTTGATTTATTAAATTTAGTCAAAGAAAGAGAACTGGAATTACAGCTACTTGAAAACAGATTATT
This genomic interval from Gottfriedia acidiceleris contains the following:
- a CDS encoding DUF1836 domain-containing protein gives rise to the protein MKKIIELIEQIDLDKKILLDDIPNLDLYMDQVIQLFDNKFAKPNSNEKVMTKTMINNYAKAKLLFPIKNKKYTKNHIILISLIYHLKGALSINDIKETLNGLNQRILENNEINIDVIYSSFLHLNELNLEKFKTELQQSGENVNKEIEQIDDASKEYIEQLLLITSFVNMSNLYKNAAEKLVMDLIEKQK
- a CDS encoding DUF445 domain-containing protein; translation: MKEKNSKRLANISLIVATCGFAATMPFQSKLFQILSGGFEAALVGGLADWFAVTAMFRHPLGIPIPHTALLPKNRKKITEGILSTLNNQWLSKESLIEKVEERDWINQGINAFEKMLENDESRNKMVHSIKQFGASIQDDTIKKFLLNTFKPTIDSISSLNLLSKAVDTVIEKEWDAKTYEFLINKIEETVSLPHIKELIGKEVIQFIERKFFMIKAFLPMIGEEKITEFIHSGLIDLLTELKHPNSDRRNFILSFIRLEAEKNKSNENIIRQLDEWKNKGYEYIVDQAIKLFRNKMNDEEFILNAIEKIISFIKNSNWINNVEQSFKKLLTNTIEKYHHKISDLVRYNIEKLSTEEITDLLENKIGKDITWIRVNGAVCGFIIGLVLTSLRLIFT
- the trhA gene encoding PAQR family membrane homeostasis protein TrhA, producing the protein MGNFMREPINSMTHLVGAVLSLFGLLAMVFKSTFSGGSILQTSAVIAFGVSMILLYSASTTYHMAKASDKIIAFLRRMDHSMIFVLIAGTYTPFCIISLKGTLGWIIFSIVSFIAFCGVLFKLIWFSCPRWLSTALYIALGWVIILASAPLSDAISMKGMFALIIGGIFYTVGGVIYGIKPKFLSFKNWGFHEIFHIFIMLGTLCHFFCVYYFVL
- a CDS encoding methylated-DNA--[protein]-cysteine S-methyltransferase, translated to MHSTEKLYWTLIEYKDWKIHIAATVKGLCFVGSQCGTIQELLLFKDKYFPRIEMIEDEIILEAYKKEIIEFLEGERTNFKSRLDFRGTAFQNSVWNALCSIGYGETKTYSDIASYLNKPKSIRAVGRAIGANPLLIIIPCHRVLGKDGSLTGYRGGLEMKKSLLKIETRN